A genome region from Eremothecium gossypii ATCC 10895 chromosome VII, complete sequence includes the following:
- the TYW3 gene encoding tRNA methyltransferase TYW3 (Syntenic homolog of Saccharomyces cerevisiae YGL050W (TYW3)) — MSQNGFDQKKKSILSGINSEGPDLSPKGDIDSLCIPIIELINSHKDMVTTSSCSGRVSVFVEGRKAGSKPGGKGEGGRWLFVSHDKELVRGWRAAHDLDWDAARAGDGDSNGRFMLYKFEPFILHVKCRDFAAAARLLRVAMACGFRESGIGSNNLVGIRISIKLDVPIGRLDESTDRLRMFVSPEYVDLLDELAVGKFMENERKMQELYEAIDEEIIRGLPVPVTSKDDDKARRRERKRREGLERQRQLQEAAREDIL; from the coding sequence ATGTCTCAAAATGGGTTTGAtcagaagaagaagtcCATACTCTCGGGAATCAACTCCGAGGGGCCTGATCTATCACCCAAGGGCGACATTGACTCCCTATGCATACCGATCATTGAGCTAATAAACTCTCATAAGGACATGGTGACGACTTCTTCGTGTTCCGGCAGAGTGAGCGTGTTCGTGGAAGGGCGCAAGGCCGGGTCAAAGCCAGGTGGGAAGGGGGAGGGCGGTCGGTGGCTGTTTGTCAGCCACGACAAGGAGCTGGTGCGGGGCTGGCGCGCAGCGCACGACTTGGACTGGGATGCTGCCCGTGCTGGTGATGGAGATTCCAATGGGCGCTTCATGCTTTACAAATTTGAGCCGTTCATCCTGCATGTCAAGTGCCGGGATTTcgcggcggctgcgcgtCTGCTGCGTGTGGCGATGGCTTGTGGTTTCCGAGAAAGTGGCATTGGTAGCAACAACTTGGTTGGGATACGGATCAGCATCAAATTGGATGTGCCTATCGGTCGCCTAGACGAAAGCACAGATCGGCTTCGTATGTTCGTTTCTCCAGAATACGTAGATCTGCTTGACGAGCTAGCAGTAGGGAAGTTTATGGAGAATGAACGCAAAATGCAAGAGCTATACGAGGCCATCGATGAAGAGATCATCCGCGGGCTACCAGTGCCAGTTACTTCGAAGGACGATGACAAGGCACGGCGTAGGGAACGGAAGCGACGCGAGGGTCTGGAGCGTCAACgacagctgcaggaggcTGCTAGGGAGGATATCTTATAA
- a CDS encoding AGL044Cp (Syntenic homolog of Saccharomyces cerevisiae YGL049C (TIF4632) and YGR162W (TIF4631)), with amino-acid sequence MSDSANEQESGQPVGGPSRHFGGKQNGARGQFHKGCGSGPARAQGQKHYATARPYQGKGHGKGARGQRAEYGGLQNLPPYMQYYPSAVANGFAAPGPGGFYSYSPAPYYPPATMGYESAVPSAMLNPKYKMSQESSESSTPSSATTTPVAKKIEITNKSGDHVDLSAIHLAQHATETTPMTTAGATVSTFNEGPVPTGEEKKTDENTKKAQLDFLAEVKRRKEMLAKKKAVDDADETIEDDALDRAKSTAGDKSLQHQASPESEPREVSTPVGEPQEEPETSVVSEKDEPTEEGEQSITTTVKEEEQPVVEAAKPEEPLLAKSEEEVPLEKPEIADAAAESQPTESPAPAAAASSTSDATLAPEPEKEPVVLTFAEKMKLKKAKEAPASAASAASNAEEVTNEHVDTGSRTEAAVSEEDHLDTMDATAEAEQSKLIDEPDMKADDATFTAGEKSTPEPTTAVAGEEKSQEPEEVEEADDDRMTISELLEKLEKLPAVEDIYTFKYPESVQPPSDRFKKTSVKYTYPPEFLLQFGDKVNVKLDDTWKESVFKKIVFPPGSVKSSRGKGGDKFSGSNFKKSGSMRLGDRSNSKSMSKRSKSKRMADDGKNRAYTSRKEREAKQEAEDKDVAPLVPSANRWIPKSKLKKTEKKLAPDGVTELLDKEEAERKMKSLLNKLTLEKFDPISEEIINIANQSKWEENGESLKVVIEQIFNKATDEPHWSSMYAQLCGKVVKDLDKDIQDKENEGKVGPILVLHYLFDRCQTEFQKGWADKLPTSEDGSTVEVKLMSDEYYKAAAAKRRGLGLVRLIGFLYRSNLLTSKMMFQCFRRLMKDLTGTPSEETLESVIELLTTVGEQFERDSLTTPNGSTLEGSALLDQLFFMLDQVMEDCEISSRIRFSLLDLKDMRNASWNGGKKDEGPKTIAQIHEEEAAKKAAEERERRMRGSSRSASRRQNNSMGGRTGSRKDAPPPSKDDFITMRSSSSKYPPQQKHQKEEAAAPQASSNMFSALMGHEDEDDEEDDE; translated from the coding sequence ATGTCGGACAGTGCGAATGAGCAGGAGAGCGGGCAGCCGGTGGGAGGCCCGTCCCGGCACTTTGGAGGAAAGCAGAACGGGGCGCGGGGGCAGTTTCACAAGggctgcggcagcgggCCAGCACGGGCGCAGGGACAGAAGCATTACGCGACGGCGCGGCCGTACCAGGGCAAGGGACACGGCAAGGGGGCgcgcggccagcgcgcgGAGTACGGCGGCTTACAGAACCTGCCTCCGTACATGCAATACTACCCTAGCGCGGTGGCCAACGGCTTTGCGGCGCCCGGGCCAGGCGGCTTCTACAGCTACAGCCCCGCTCCGTACTACCCACCGGCCACGATGGGGTACGAGAGCGCGGTGCCGTCAGCCATGTTGAACCCTAAGTACAAGATGAGCCAGGAGAGCAGCGAGTCGAGCACACCGTCAtcggcgacgacgacgccggTGGCGAAGAAGATCGAGATCACGAACAAGTCCGGAGACCACGTAGATCTAAGTGCCATCCACCTAGCCCAACACGCCACCGAGACGACTCCTATGACTACGGCTGGCGCGACAGTGTCCACTTTCAACGAGGGCCCTGTGCCGACGGGTGAAGAGAAGAAAACCGATGAGAACACCAAGAAGGCACAGCTAGACTTCTTGGCAGAGGTGAAGCGGAGGAAGGAGATGCTAGCCAAGAAAAAGGCGGTCGACGACGCCGACGAGACTATAGAAGACGACGCCCTGGATCGTGCGAAGAGCACTGCAGGCGACAAGAGTTTGCAGCATCAAGCTTCACCCGAGTCTGAGCCTCGCGAGGTTTCTACGCCGGTGGGAGAACCGCAGGAAGAGCCTGAAACGTCTGTGGTCTCTGAAAAGGACGAGCCAACAGAGGAAGGCGAGCAGTCCATCACTACAACTGTGAAGGAAGAGGAGCAGCCAGTAGTGGAGGCCGCTAAGCCCGAGGAGCCACTTCTCGCAAAATCGGAGGAAGAGGTCCCATTGGAGAAGCCTGAAATCGCCGATGCTGCCGCTGAATCGCAGCCAACCGAGAGTCCAGCtcctgccgccgctgcctCATCGACTTCTGACGCAACCTTAGCACCTGAACCCGAAAAGGAGCCCGTTGTGTTGACTTTTGCTGAAAAAATGAAGTTGAAAAAGGCTAAGGAAGCACCGGCTTCCGCGGCTTCCGCAGCCTCGAATGCAGAGGAGGTCACTAATGAGCATGTAGATACTGGATCCAGAACCGAAGCTGCGGTTTCCGAGGAAGACCATCTAGATACAATGGATGCCACTGCGGAGGCAGAACAGTCAAAATTGATTGACGAGCCAGACATGAAGGCAGATGATGCAACTTTTACCGCTGGGGAAAAGTCCACTCCTGAACCAACCACGGCTGTTGCTGGCGAGGAGAAGTCGCAAGAACCTGAAGAGGTAGAGGAAGCTGATGATGACAGAATGACTATTTCTGAACTCTTGGAAAAGTTGGAGAAGCTACCGGCTGTCGAAGACATATACACATTCAAGTACCCCGAGAGTGTGCAGCCTCCATCTGACAGATTCAAGAAAACGTCTGTTAAGTACACTTACCCTCCAGAATTTCTGTTACAGTTCGGCGATAAGGTTAATGTAAAGCTAGATGATACCTGGAAGGAGTCTGTATTCAAGAAGATTGTTTTCCCACCAGGATCAGTCAAATCATCTAGAGGTAAGGGTGGTGATAAGTTCTCTGGCTCTAACTTCAAAAAGTCTGGTTCAATGCGTCTCGGTGACAGATCGAATTCTAAGTCTATGTCTAAGAGAAGCAAATCGAAGCGCATGGCTGACGATGGCAAGAACAGAGCTTACACTTCTAGAAAAGAGCGTGAAGCGAAGCAAGAAGCAGAGGATAAGGATGTTGCTCCATTGGTTCCAAGTGCTAATAGGTGGATTCCAAAGTCGAAGTTGAAGAAGACAGAGAAGAAGCTTGCGCCTGATGGAGTCACCGAGCTTTTGGACAAGGAGGAGGCTGAAAGAAAGATGAAGTCTTTGTTGAACAAGCTAACTTTGGAGAAGTTCGATCCTATTTCGGAAGAGATTATTAACATTGCCAACCAGTCCAAGTGGGAAGAGAATGGTGAATCTTTGAAGGTGGTGATTGAGCAGATCTTTAACAAGGCCACTGATGAACCTCATTGGTCGTCTATGTATGCTCAGCTGTGTGGTAAGGTTGTTAAGGATTTGGACAAAGACATCCAGGACAAGGAGAATGAAGGTAAGGTCGGTCCTATATTGGTCTTGCACTACCTATTTGATAGATGTCAAACAGAGTTCCAAAAGGGCTGGGCTGACAAGCTTCCAACTAGTGAGGATGGCTCCACCGTCGAAGTGAAGTTAATGTCCGATGAATACTACAAGGCTGCCGCTGCAAAGAGAAGAGGTCTTGGTCTAGTACGCCTCATTGGTTTCTTGTACAGATCCAACTTATTGACTTCCAAGATGATGTTCCAATGTTTCCGTAGACTAATGAAGGACCTAACCGGTACTCCTTCGGAGGAGACTCTAGAATCTGTGATTGAATTGTTGACTACCGTTGGCGAGCAGTTCGAGCGTGATTCTCTAACGACTCCGAATGGTAGTACCTTGGAAGGTTCTGCTTTGTTGGATCAATTGTTCTTCATGTTGGACCAGGTAATGGAAGATTGTGAAATTTCATCCAGAATTAGGTTCTCCTTGTTGGATTTGAAGGACATGAGAAACGCTTCTTGGAATGGTGGTAAGAAAGACGAGGGTCCAAAAACGATTGCGCAAATTCATGAAGAGGAAGCTGCAAAGAAGGCTGCTGAAGAGAGGGAAAGAAGGATGCGTGGTAGCTCCAGATCTGCATCTAGGCGCCAAAATAACTCAATGGGTGGTAGAACTGGTTCCAGGAAAGAtgctcctcctccttcgAAGGATGATTTCATTACGATGAGATCGTCTTCATCTAAATATCCTCCGCAACAAAAGCATCAGAAGGAGGAGGCGGCCGCCCCACAGGCATCTTCAAATATGTTCAGTGCATTGATGGGTCATGAGGATGAGGATGACGAGGAAGACGACGAATGA
- the MRA1 gene encoding Mra1p (Syntenic homolog of Saccharomyces cerevisiae YPR010C-A; 1-intron), whose protein sequence is MRAAQVLLNATKKKSGISVPLELAPLFVAMGAAVCSAAWFSYKHLTSGGLRIRENPNLSALDKVLQQKDE, encoded by the exons ATGAGAGCTGCCCAAGTTTTACTAAATGCAACT AAGAAGAAGAGTGGCATCTCGGTGCCATTAGAGCTTGCCCCGCTATTTGTGGCGATGGGCGCGGCTGTCTGCTCTGCGGCCTGGTTCTCGTACAAGCACCTCACGTCCGGGGGGCTCCGCATCAGGGAAAACCCTAACCTATCTGCGTTGGACAAGGTTCTGCAGCAGAAGGATGAGTAA
- the ALG13 gene encoding N-acetylglucosaminyldiphosphodolichol N-acetylglucosaminyltransferase catalytic subunit ALG13 (Syntenic homolog of Saccharomyces cerevisiae YGL047W (ALG13)) produces the protein MSTTTKSKMEGPKTVVVTCGATVPFPGLVNAVLDRRVLAELAQCGFSRVMVQYGRGFAAEFERQVGAAGAVRAACDAEGLEGCDAHAWRWQGLEIIGFAFHAQMESLIGTSAALVVSHAGTGSILDALRQQKPLIVCVNEALLDNHQEQIARRFEALGHLWAIRADVDELAGALARSTRETLAPLPPAYKQGFAELLQDVAHR, from the coding sequence ATGAGCACAACGACGAAGAGCAAAATGGAGGGCCCCAAGACCGTGGTGGTCACGTGTGGAGCGACGGTGCCGTTCCCAGGGCTGGTGAATGCGGTGCTCGACCGCCGGGTGCTCGCAGAACTGGCGCAGTGCGGGTTCTCGCGGGTTATGGTGCAGTACGGGCGCGGGTTCGCAGCGGAATTCGAGCGCCAGGtgggcgcggccggcgcggtGCGTGCGGCGTGTGATGCGGAGGGCCTAGAGGGCTGCGATGCGCATGCGTGGCGCTGGCAGGGGCTGGAGATCATCGGGTTCGCGTTTCACGCGCAGATGGAGAGCCTCATTGGGAcgagcgcggcgctggtggTGTCGCACGCGGGGACGGGCAGCATCCTGGAcgcgctgcggcagcagAAGCCGCTGATCGTTTGCGTGAacgaggcgctgctggacaaCCACCAGGAGCAGATCGCGCGCCGGTTCGAGGCGCTGGGGCACCTGTGGGCGATCCGCGCGGACGTGGACGAATTGGCCggggcgctggcgcgcagcacgcgcgagactctggcgccgctgccgccggcgtACAAGCAAGGCTTTGCCGAGTTGCTGCAAGATGTAGCTCATCGCTAG
- the MRX21 gene encoding Mrx21p (Non-syntenic homolog of Saccharomyces cerevisiae YPR011C): MGQPENYIQTVYKNDGFIAFVAGGVGGAVSRTVVSPVERVKILLQVQSSTTAYNGGLVHAVKQVYKEEGVKGLFRGNGINCLRIFPYSAVQYAVYEFCKTRVFHVGQSGHEQLRSWERLVGGALGGGASVLVTYPLDLVRTRLSIQTANLAKLHRSKAHDIRRPPGIVELLRRIFREEGGLRGWYRGVYPTSLGVVPFVALNFALYERLKALIPHDYDAGSVAAAKLAIGAVSGGIAQTVVYPFDLLRRRFQVLTMGQSELGFRYASVADALWTIGRQEGLRGYYKGLTANLVKVVPAMAVQWFVYELISENMHGL, from the coding sequence ATGGGGCAACCCGAAAACTACATTCAAACGGTCTACAAGAATGATGGTTTCATTGCCTTTGTTGCGGGGGGCGTTGGTGGCGCGGTGTCTCGCACAGTGGTGTCACCGGTGGAGCGAGTGAAGATTCTGCTGCAGGTTCAGAGCTCGACCACCGCGTATAATGGCGGGCTTGTACATGCTGTGAAGCAAGTGTACAAGGAGGAGGGCGTCAAGGGCCTTTTCCGCGGCAATGGCATCAACTGCCTGCGCATCTTCCCGTACAGTGCGGTGCAGTACGCCGTGTACGAGTTTTGCAAGACCAGGGTGTTCCACGTCGGGCAGAGCGGCCACGAGCAGCTGAGAAGCTGGGAGCGACTGGTAGGCGGGGCGCTGGGAGGCGGGGCAAGCGTTCTCGTGACCTACCCGCTCGACCTGGTGCGAACGCGCCTGTCGATCCAGACGGCCAACCTGGCCAAGCTGCACCGCTCCAAGGCGCACGACATCCGCAGGCCGCCCGGCATCGTAGAGCTGCTCAGGCGCATCTTCCGCGAGGAGGGCGGCCTTCGAGGCTGGTACCGCGGCGTGTACCCGACCAGCCTGGGCGTCGTGCCGTTCGTGGCGCTCAACTTCGCACTCTACGAGCGCCTCAAGGCCCTGATCCCGCACGACTACGACGCCGGCTCGGTCGCCGCCGCCAAGCTCGCGATCGGCGCGGTCAGCGGCGGCATAGCCCAGACCGTCGTGTACCCCTTCGACCTGCTCCGAAGGCGTTTCCAGGTTCTGACCATGGGACAGAGCGAGCTTGGCTTCCGCTACGCCAGTGTGGCGGACGCGCTCTGGACCATCGGCCGCCAGGAGGGCCTCCGTGGCTACTACAAGGGCCTCACGGCCAACCTGGTGAAGGTGGTGCCGGCCATGGCCGTCCAATGGTTTGTCTACGAGCTCATCTCCGAAAATATGCATGGCCTGTGA
- the RPT6 gene encoding proteasome regulatory particle base subunit RPT6 (Syntenic homolog of Saccharomyces cerevisiae YGL048C (RPT6)), whose translation MAAIQVSTVPVNTHDSGVKPYFEQKIQETELRIRTKTANLRRLEAQRNALNDKVRFIKDELRLLQEPGSYVGEVVKVVSDKKVLVKIQPEGKYIVDIAKDINVKDLKVSQRVCLKSDSYVLHKVLENKVDPLVSLMMVEKVPDSTYDMVGGLTKQIKEIKEVIELPVKHPELFESLGIAQPKGVILYGPPGTGKTLLARAVAHHTDCKFIRVSGAELVQKYIGEGSRMVRELFVMAREHAPSIIFMDEIDSIGSSRVEGGSGGGDSEVQRTMLELLNQLDGFETSKNIKIIMATNRLDILDPALLRPGRIDRKIEFPPPTVAARTEILRIHSRKMNLTRGINLRKIAEKMNGCSGADVKGVCTEAGMYALRERRIHVTQEDFELAVAKVMNKNDETAISVAKLFK comes from the coding sequence ATGGCAGCTATTCAGGTGAGCACGGTTCCCGTGAACACGCACGACAGCGGCGTAAAGCCGTACTTTGAGCAGAAGATCCAGGAGACCGAGCTGCGGATACGGACCAAGACCGCCAacctgcggcggctggaGGCCCAGCGCAACGCGCTGAACGACAAGGTGCGGTTCATCAAGGACGagctgcggctgctgcaggagccGGGGTCCTACGTCGGCGAGGTGGTCAAGGTTGTGAGCGACAAGAAGGTGCTGGTCAAGATACAGCCGGAGGGGAAGTACATTGTGGACATCGCCAAGGACATCAACGTCAAGGACCTCAAGGTGTCGCAGCGCGTGTGCCTCAAGAGCGACTCGTATGTGCTGCACAAGGTGCTGGAGAACAAGGTGGACCCGCTGGTGTCGCTTATGATGGTGGAGAAGGTGCCGGACTCGACGTATGACATGGTGGGCGGCCTGACGAAGCAGATAAAGGAGATCAAGGAGGTGATCGAGCTCCCGGTGAAGCACCCGGAGCTGTTCGAGAGCCTGGGCATCGCCCAGCCCAAGGGCGTGATCCTGTACGGCCCACCCGGCACCGGCAAGAcgctgctcgcgcgcgcggtCGCGCACCACACCGACTGCAAGTTCATCCGCGTGTCGGGCGCCGAGCTCGTGCAGAAGTACATTGGCGAGGGCTCGCGCATGGTCCGCGAGCTCTTTGTCATGGCGCGCGAACATGCGCCGTCTATCATCTTCATGGACGAGATCGACTCCATCGGCTCCAGCCGCGTCGAGGGCGGCtccggcggcggcgactCCGAGGTCCAGCGCACCATGCTCGAGCTGCTCAACCAGCTCGACGGCTTCGAGACCTCTAAGAACATCAAGATCATCATGGCCACCAACCGTCTGGACATCCTCGACCCTGCCCTGCTGCGTCCGGGCCGCATCGACCGTAAGATCGAGTTTCCCCCACCCAccgtcgccgcccgcaCCGAGATCCTGCGCATCCACTCGCGGAAGATGAATCTCACGCGCGGCATCAACCTGCGCAAGATCGCCGAGAAGATGAACGGGTGCTCGGGCGCCGACGTCAAGGGTGTGTGCACCGAGGCGGGCATGTACGCGCTCCGCGAACGCCGCATCCACGTCACCCAGGAGGACTTCGAACTCGCCGTCGCCAAGGTCATGAACAAGAACGACGAGACCGCCATCTCCGTCGCCAAGCTCTTTAAGTAG
- the GTR2 gene encoding Gtr2p (Syntenic homolog of Saccharomyces cerevisiae YGR163W (GTR2); 1-intron): MSELDSKATILLMGLRRGGKSSICKVVFHNMQPLDTLYLESTTNPTSEHFSTLIDLGVMELPGQLNYFEPSYESENLFKSVGALVYVIDSQDEYLNALTNLAMIIEYAYKVNPRISFEVLIHKVDSLSEDFKLDTQRDIMQRTGDELLDLGLEGVQVSFYLTSIFDHSIYEAFSRIVQKLVPELPFLENMLDNLVQHSKIEKCFLFDINSKIYVATDSSPVDIQTYEVCAEFVDVAIDLQDLYKNPNEEHEMKSVSTLVNGVVIYLRQMIRGLALVALVRPVDSSMSSAEYDTSMESCLTVMDYNIDIFKKGLEQVWDRARVARADGETGSQENPHTTF, encoded by the exons ATGAGTGAACTGGATTCCAAGGCGACCATACTGTTGATGGGTCTCAGAAG AGGCGGCAAGTCATCCATCTGCAAGGTAGTGTTCCACAATATGCAGCCTCTGGACACGCTATACCTAGAGTCAACGACAAACCCAACATCCGAGCACTTTTCGACATTGATTGACCTAGGAGTAATGGAGCTGCCGGGGCAACTGAACTACTTCGAGCCCAGCTACGAGTCAGAGAACCTATTCAAGAGCGTCGGCGCACTGGTATATGTGATCGACTCACAGGACGAGTACCTGAATGCCCTGACGAATCTAGCGATGATCATCGAATATGCGTATAAGGTGAACCCACGGATCAGCTTTGAGGTGTTGATCCACAAGGTGGACAGTCTGAGCGAAGACTTCAAGCTAGATACGCAGCGCGACATCATGCAGCGTACCGGCGACGAGTTACTGGACCTGGGTCTTGAGGGTGTACAAGTTTCCTTCTATCTGACGAGTATTTTTGACCACTCTATCTACGAGGCCTTCTCGCGCATCGTACAGAAGCTGGTGCCTGAGCTGCCCTTCCTGGAGAACATGTTGGACAATCTTGTGCAACATTCCAAGATCGAGAAGTGCTTCTTGTTTGATATCAATTCAAAGATATATGTTGCCACAGACTCGTCGCCGGTGGACATACAGACCTACGAGGTCTGCGCAGAGTTTGTCGATGTGGCCATCGACCTGCAAGACCTGTATAAAAACCCAAACGAGGAGCACGAGATGAAGAGTGTGTCGACGCTTGTTAACGGTGTTGTCATATATCTGCGGCAGATGATCCGCGGGCTGGCACTAGTCGCCCTGGTACGCCCTGTGGACTCCTCGATGTCCTCCGCGGAATACGACACTTCGATGGAATCCTGTCTTACGGTCATGGATTACAACATCGACATATTCAAGAAGGGCCTCGAACAAGTATGGGATCGCGCTCGGGTGGCGCGCGCAGATGGCGAAACCGGTTCGCAGGAAAACCCACATACTACCTTTTGA